The genome window taattaactggtacacttaataggtttattccactgtatcaaagagtaacaaggttgtagcagcacagctgttacaaggatacaaggatacaaggaagtttattgtcacatgcatatagttactggaagtaagaaatgcagtgaaattatgtctggtgtcagcctatttgtgcatttatggggggggagtgcagtagaagaggggtttagtagattaagtggcaagggctgcataagaaaggtggggaggattgggattggggcaccaacaaggagcaccaaagagcaaaaaaacatgtacactgaagacaatgaggccttgactggagctaagaatggcttgtatatcaaatctatcatgaccagatttaccccatccagcaggtctcaggtcagctctttgcctctgatgaaaatgtaggccaattggcaaagttttgtaaaagcactcagtattacaatgtaacaactaagcttatatgtaggtacccacaaatacataatgcaagtacaatgatagtacctgatagtatgTTATTACACAGGTTATACCAccgtacctaattaggtaggtacactgtgacacattaaaataaagtgttacctatatatatatatactaacttcagttcagaccgacaacctgttctgtattgctctctctctctctctgtatatatgtatatgtatatgtatatatatatgtgtgtgtatatatatatatatatatatatatatatatatatatatatatatatatatatatatatatatatatatatatatatatatatgtacatatatattatacacacacacacacattacatacatacacatataaatgtagcatgacaagtgtgtttacatacagCAAAAACTTCTGTattgccccccctctctgtgtgtacatatatatatatatatatatatatatatatatatatatatatatatatatatatatatatatatatatatgtatatgtatgtatgtgtatatatatatattttatatatatatatatataaatatatatatatatatatacacacacacacatatatatatatatatatatatatatatatatatatatatatatatatatatatatatatacatatatacatacacacacacacacacacacacattacatacatacacatataaaaatGTAGCatgacaagtgtgtttacatgcagcactaactGTTTACAAGCAATAACTTCAGTTCAGTAAAACTGACGacctgttctgtattgctctctctctctgtatataaaaatatatatatatatatatatatatatatatatatatatatatatatatatatatatatatatatatgtatatatacatatatacatacatacatacatacacacacacacattacatacatacacatataaatgtagcatgacaagtgtgtttacatgcagccCTAACTGTTTACAAGCAATAACTTCAGTTCAGTAAAACCGACGacctgttctgtattgctctttctctctctctctctctgtataaatatatatatatgcacacacacacacattacatacatacacataaatgtagcgtgacaagtgtgtgtttacatgcagcactaacttcagttcagaccgacaacctgttctgtattgctctctctctctctgtatatatgtatatgtatatgtatatatatgtgtgtgtatatatatatatatatatatatatatatatatatatatatatatatgtgtgtgtgagtgtttgtgtgtgcgtgttatataaacatatatatacatacatacacacacacatacagtataaccatgcatacatatgtattgtatgtagtatTGCATTACTAGCCTATTCTAATTTGGTTTGTtctattgacatggaatgaatgaacaggcACACGTTACTATGGAGTAGGTCTACTTCACAATTCAGATTTTCAGATGATGCGTTGTGGCTGACAACGGCCTTAAAATCTCGAGTGTCTAGGTTTATTGTTGGTTCCTGGTTGCTGTAGTGCAATGATGTCATCTGCTGGCCGTGCCGCGCAATAGCGTCACAACATATGTAATTTCACTGGACATTACGgtaaaaatcttgtttttcCTAATATTCGTGTCATCCAGCAAACATATTGCTTAATTCTTTTGACATttcgttcctttataaattgtaatgtaatataaaggtacgtttttgaatgtcattactctgacatgtGAGGGATAACGGCCACCGACGTGACCTGTTATACGTGACTCATGGACAAGGGGAAATGCCATTAACTCGGCGTCACGCAGCGGCAATTTTCTTAATATCGatatttctccacattacttaatccaaattctgtaatttttgctggataaatgttgtacaaaaaaaatagtttcgtatcaaagtggaatggtttttgtcataagtcagcggcgttagtttgagcacataattgacgttttgtttacatgtgttcaatgtaagtcaatgggcgCCGGTATTCGGCCAATGGCGGCgtccaaagaatcttttgccggaTAGCATGACGGCGGTGTCACGTTTCACAATTGTAACGCGACATAGTCACAGTTCGTTGAATAGAGATCTTTACCTTCTGAAGCTATATTGCATATTTAATTACGTATGCCATTAAACGCAACAACTAAATGCTACATAATATGTGCAACGGCAAGACTTTAAAGGATACCAAAGATTTCTCTGTCATCGATGGGATCAACGACATCCTCATCTTCTTCGGTAGCTGTCAACAAGCGTTCCCCTGATCGCTGAAAAATGAGGGGATTCGCGTTTTCCAAACGCGTTCCGCTGGACATTCTGTCGCTTCCTGGCCAATAGTTACACCGTTTTACGGTACAACTAACTTTATAACAGCAAACACCCTTCCTATAGATACTTCAAGAGCAATGTGCTCTAGCCTTCCAATATAATAAACCTAGATGGTGGAAATCAACACTTCCTGCAATTGTACGGTAACTCGGATCAGTCAAAAACCTCAGAACTTGAAAGCATGACGAAATACAGAGAAGGCACAGATATTAACAAATAATAGAGACACCTGTACGTTTTTATATAAAACTTTAGCAAACACTCTCAAATTTGAGCATGCTATAATGAGAAAGATGAGAAAATTATATTTTGTGCATTGCCTTCTGTAGGTTCTGCTCCGTACCATAGATATATGCTCCGTGCGTCATCGCTTTCATTTGTATCATTGCGCAGGCTCAGTTTTCTCTCTGCTCCTTTAGAACACCTTGAGGCTAGCAAGCTAGATTAGCAACGGCTCCGGCTGGCATGATGTTTTCTGCCGTGGTTCGGCTTTCAGCCTCAGGAATTAGAAGTTTAGCGCGGGCAGGTCCCTCTTATACAGGTAAGGCGCAATGTCCGTTGGCTGTTTCTCTCATATTGTATTTGTAATGTTAGTTTATATCAGTCCATCACAAATGTCATACTGAACTGTTAGCTAGCGAGCTAGTGTCAAAATGCTAACGTTAAAGTACCCCCTGGTAGGCTGCCTGGTTCAAACGAGGTCAAGGAGAACTGACGTTTACGATAACGTTAGTTGGTTCCAATCTCTGTGCTTTGAATATGGCATATTTTGTGGATAGTCTACTGTTCGTCATACTTTGAATCACACCGGTTTAAATAGCTGGTTGTATTTAATAGAGGCACTTGGAGGAATATCCAGCTAAATAACGTTAGCCAGTCATGACCTAGCCAGCTTAGCATCTGTTAGCTATGTTATGTGTCGCTGAGTTACACCTTCAGTGCAACATTAACGTTATAGTTAGCGGCTACTTAATTAAATAGCTAGAGAACGTCGCATAATCAGGAAAGGGTTTCATAAGAGGAAATACTCATTGACGACTCAACGCGAAAGTTCACAGGAATGGCTTTAACGCTAACGGTAGCAGCTAGTCCAACTCGTCCCATCACTTGCTTTCTTTTCTAAGAGTGACGTTTCCTGTCCTTGCAGTGATAATTTATGTGAGAGATGGCATTGCCATGGTGGTGGCAGTGCACAGGAGCTACATGTTGTTATTAATTATTTTCTCTAAACTAGAATAGAAGCATGTCCTTGCTGTGACCGATGTTGGTCTCTGGGACTAGAACTATGGCGTTCAAAGTCAGCGCCCCTCAAGAACGTTACGTTGGGCTACGCCACTCTGGCAACGCCGCTGATATTTTGCCAAGTTGTGGGTAGAACCAGTGCAAAGAGTAATGCCAACACCTACGGAGACCCCGAGCGGTCATGGTGACACATTTTTATGGTCAACTCTGGCGTTATTTGGTTGTAGTTCTAGTTAGCATTCCCCGGTTTTTGTTTGGAGGTGACCGTCATTTGTATGCATCTTTTTTGAACGTTCCAGAAAATGAATGGTGTTTTCGGGAAATCATAAAACGCCCCCAACAGCTAGTTTAAGGTTAACAGCTAATATTGAACTGACACGGAACGCATTTTGTTCCGTATTTTTGAGAATCAACTCAGTGCAAATACATTATATTATAAATTAGACTATGAACGAAGACTACACGATTTGTATGAGATAAAGGGAAATCCTAgactggaaaatccagaccctggtaatctagaaagattaagggtctggccacgaacaatgtaatggcccgaCTCGAGCCTACTTGCTGTTGAGACAGAAAAAAGCCAGAGAAACTATAAGCCTTCACCAAATTCAGAGTTGTGCTTCTAGAGCTACTTATGATGTTCACAAGATgttttttatagcctacatttcagAGTTGTTTGGTTTGAGTAGAATATAGGATACAAACAGTTAGTTTGGTTTTGCATCAAAATGATTCTTCTTTTGCACCAGAAAGAAAATGAGTAGTACATTAATCCAATACAGAGCCCTgcgggtgcgtctagatttctaggctagagcCCTGGAGCTTCATTGCAAAAATTGTTTTTTGTATATTGTGagaatgtgcactcattttactaaataatgctctcattttactagattgtgctTAACATTTAATAtattgtgcgctcattttagtaaatagGCTATAGTGTGGCCTTTTTGCcaaattgtgtgctcattttacacAAATTATAATGACAGCACAATAGTAAACAggccacaatttagtaaaaataAAGTTTGTATACAAACTGGAGTGGAAGCCGGCGTATACAGACCACTGGAAGAAAAGTAATGTCAGTATTTTCCATAGGTGTTATTGTTATTCCTGTATAACTAGGTGatgtatataattattatttctcATTTGCAGCACCTCTTGCCTCGCGATGCTACTCACATGCCAAGGCGGAGACAGATGAGGAGTTTGATGCTCGCTGGGTAACTTATTTCAGCAAACCAGACATTGATGCCTGGGAACTCAAAAAAGGTATGAGCCGGGTGACTATGACTACCTATCATATGGTGTTCGAAAGCATGTCCATGTTGGAATGTAATGTGGACAACCACGGTGAAgtctttaaaggggaacttggcatctatttcaacgtaataaacctgtTTAGAAATCAAATTTATGttccagcatgcaaaatttgagcctcctacatggtttagttcttgcgctgtgggcttgtgaactttgacaaaaaaaagaggccgaacaaaatcgacacccccctccccctgtaaaactggctgtatcttggaaagtattgatcttacataagagtaattttacagtgtgtctcctgggtaacataggtatacctggtaattttttcagaattttgagacctaagtgcgtgggccctggttgaactgacgtggaatgacccatgtATACATGTGAAATAAACATGGATAACCTCTCCTACTGTCTGCAGGCATGAACACCCTGATTGGGTATGACCTGGTCCCTGAGCCAAAGATCCTGGATTCAGCACTAAGAGCCTGCAGAAGGCTCAACGACCTGGCCAGCGCCATCCGCATCCTGGAGGCAGTCAAGGTCAGCACTGTCCTCAAACCTGATCTCGCACAAGTCTGCACTTTCAGGTGTCCTGTTGCCTGCAGTTTTGATGCTTTTGGTCTTGGTTGTATCTGTCTGCTGCTGGGACCGTATTGCATTTCATGATGGTGTCGGAGAAGATGAGgactttttaaaaacaatttaatTAAATATACATATTTAGGTCTTATTTATTATATCAatcattaatatatatttatggtattttgtagatgcttttgtccaaatcGACTTACAGTaaattaacattacattagttaaaaataatagaattaAATAAATGTGAACAAAGTCTACATTAAGCATAATAGTAAAAATAACAATGATGTCATTAACAATATCAAATtaacaatgaaaataatgttttattataacaaaacataaacatgcaAACCATAGGCTATAAATtataccagtggttctcaaatgggggtacgtgaaggcactccacgGGGTaggtgagattttaaaatatacatatatttaaaaagtagaatccatgcaaaaatactattaaaaacaattatttaataaatatttcaggaacatatatatacataaaatgaattttatatttcagtaggctatggtCACTGTTTTTACTACATTAGTTTGAGTCATTTGCAATAAATTTAGTCATGGATTATTAAAATTTTAAATgttcaaaatagtttttttccaaatgtttaaattttgtctgtgtttatcagttccaaagtttaataaattagacactgatggcacagtgctcttttttttctcaactaaaaatgctttgcgctggttagggggtacttggctgaaaaaagatttcacagggggtacatcactgaaaaaaggttgagaaccactgaatTATACTAGAATTATTTTATACATACAAGCCAATTTGTATAGTGTATTAGTATGCATAGAaaactataataataaaatgtgaaatgaaacaaaagTATAAAAAGACTAAATGGACGGTGCGGAAGCTTATTGACACTACTACTTAAAGTCTGCTGTCTGCCGTTCCACCAAGTGTGGCGGGGCATGTTTCAGAAGCTTACGGTGTTTCCACATCCACGctgctccattattagattaacgttatcagacagcgctgtaaaatatGTGTGGGAATTTCTCACATTATGACGTCTAGAATTGTGGGACTTGAATAAATCATGCGCTATACATACAAGTGGGCAATCGGTAAATACACCTTAACTTCTCCCCTCTGTTCCTCAGCCATTTTGTTTGTAAGAGTGAAATGGATGGACAATTACAGAACATTTGCGCTGATGCCTCATTTCCACTGTCTTTCCAGGACAAATCAGGCCCCCATAAAGAGATTTACCCCTACTTGATCCAGGAGCTGAAGCCCACGCTACAGGAGCTCGGCATCTCCACACCTGAGGAGCTCGGCATTGATCAAATCTAATCATACATATTTTGGTGAGTCGTCACAATGGATATTGTCTGGAATTGGTTGTGTAATATCTGTACTGGAAAGAGTTGGCCTAAATGTTATAGAGCTGTATGGGACATTGCCTGTACGGGTAGTGAaagcgtagtgtgtgtgtgtgtgtgtgtctgtctgtctgtctatccacGTAGCCATATTCTTGCTTAATTAACCAAAAAGTCATCAGAAAGATGTGTGAATTATTGCAGTGTTGCTGTAAACTCTTAACTGGtgtatttttaaaatgtgtgtgttcacaggtcTTGTGAAGTGTTCACCAAGATCAAATTCTGCATTTGAAGACTCTGCCTTCTATTTGGTTCTGGGATGTTAGACTTGATCCCCTCTGTGTCCTGTTGTGTATAAAGGTTATGGACCTAATAAACAGAGCAATGTACACTTTATGTTGTCAAATGTTATAAATATTTATCATGCAGCACAACTGGAGTGCCTTTCCCACCTCTGAAGATGTAAAAGTATTTATCTAAAAAGGCTCTGATTAAATACATTAGGGGGGGGACACCTAATGGTCATACTGAGGCAGTCTAAACATGCACATTTGTCTTATATGATCTGTATATTGCAAGTGCAACTTTATGTGTATAATGTAAGAAAATGAAATAAGATGACAATAAGATGACGAATAAACAATATGTAAACATTATAAGTAGAATGTTATAGCAGTCAGAAAAACCAAGAGTGGTGTAAGGTAAGTCTATATGGCATATACCACAAACACTGAAGTTCGCATCTGCATGACAATAATGTGAACACATACAGATCACCTCATCTGATTGAGCAGTTGCTAAACCCATTCCTAGAATGCCCACTGTCCTATCCGGTTCACAGTCTACTCTAAACCATTACgccaaaactgttttttttttttttttttttttttttttttttttttatgggctCTCCCCCTTCTATTTTACCTTCAATAAGGATACCTAACATTAGGCTACACCCTAATTACTAAACAGGCCTCAGCTATGCGGCCAAAGACCACATGGCCTACGACGGAGTAGGgccacatgaaggaaaaaaaatatttttgctatgagagattaaactcgacatgtctaCTTTAAACTACAAATTTCGAGAGTAAAGTTGAAATATAATGTtgactttattctcgaaatgtcgacaCATCGAGATTAAAGTTGACACCACACtactactttaatctcgacttTTCAGCAAAACTAGTTAGAGAGAATGACCGCTCCCAAGTACCTGCCACTGAATCAAGTTGGCCGACGACTCAGCAAatgtgtagcctagcctagatgATTTGGTGAAATTGTACTTTCACGGAATTTTGAGATAGGCTATTTCAACTTTACTCCTGAAATTTCGAGTTCAGTGTATGACACGTCGTGATTAACTTAACATGATATTTCATCTTTACTCTCGAAACGTCAAGTAATGTCTACATGTTGAGTTTATTCTCGTCatggattttgtttttttcttcatgtgtggccccaATACTCCGCCGTAGAAACAACATGCATACTGTCTCACTTGTGAGTTTTAGCCACGACCTGACACTAGACTTGAtgctattcatgggtttcatcaggtccctttccacaggtgtataaaatcaagcaccttaattatcaatgcagactgcatggtgcttgattaatacacctgtggaaagggacctgatgaaacccatgaataggctatgtgtggtttgggtgtgtgcgtgcgtgttgtgCTGTCTACTACTCAGTGAAATTGATGAGAGGCCGCAACTACCTTGCTCTTGTAAATACTTCTCACGGCTTGAGCCTTTTCCTCCCTGGACATCAGTGCAAGTGCAACAAATAAGGTGGACATTCCTGCTGCATACACACCCCAAAACAGTTGCATTTTGATAAAACTGCTCATTTTAGAACATATACAGAACATTTTGGAAATGTGTATTATTTGGAAGTATTTTTACACTGGGCACCACGTTGTGCATGTCTTGTAATCGTGTCAACGCGCACTGGTTTCAGGGAATCCAATTATCCATGGTGCACACGTGTTACTGAATGTTCTATTGCACTTGCACTGAAACGCAGCAGAGTCAGTAAACTCCAggtgaacacgtcaacattgcTATTGCTCATTTTACCATTCCACAACATATCAGGGGAGAGCGCGAACGCAGTCCCCCACTACCACAAATTATGCAGTCGAGATTCCCACATTTGGGGAATTCGCTTGGATCAGCTACCGGCGGCGTGCAATGGCAGAGCCTCGCCAAAGGTGAACCACCTGCTTGATCACGGTATCTCCCCTGCCAGGTAAGTATGAGTTGTACACGGCATACGAGGGCACTACACCCAATGCCATACATGTCACATAGGTGGCGGTCTTGCTGCTACGTTTAAAGTTCAACACTTAAAATAGCAATATGTTTAAACAAGAGCTAAGATGTGTAAGCTATACCAAACAGAAATCATGTCGCCCTCAAAAACCCCCAAAAAGACATAAAACATACAACAAATTCTAAAGCCGTCCCATGATGCACCACTTTCCA of Alosa alosa isolate M-15738 ecotype Scorff River chromosome 14, AALO_Geno_1.1, whole genome shotgun sequence contains these proteins:
- the LOC125307146 gene encoding cytochrome c oxidase subunit 5A, mitochondrial-like; the protein is MMFSAVVRLSASGIRSLARAGPSYTAPLASRCYSHAKAETDEEFDARWVTYFSKPDIDAWELKKGMNTLIGYDLVPEPKILDSALRACRRLNDLASAIRILEAVKDKSGPHKEIYPYLIQELKPTLQELGISTPEELGIDQI